One Sphingomonas sp. LHG3406-1 genomic window carries:
- a CDS encoding YaiI/YqxD family protein yields MTGPRILVDADACPVKEEVYKVAFRRGVPVVVVSNQRLRVPDHPLVERVVVSDAFDAADDWIAEAADARAVVITGDILLADRCLKAGATVLGHNGKPFTTASIGGALATRAIMADLRAGGDVVGGPPPFAKADRSRFLQALDEALVRLGRG; encoded by the coding sequence TTGACCGGCCCGCGCATCCTGGTCGACGCCGATGCCTGCCCGGTGAAGGAGGAGGTCTACAAGGTCGCCTTCCGTCGCGGCGTGCCGGTCGTGGTCGTCAGCAACCAGCGGCTGCGGGTGCCGGACCATCCTCTCGTCGAACGTGTAGTCGTCTCAGACGCCTTCGATGCCGCCGACGACTGGATCGCGGAGGCAGCGGATGCTCGCGCGGTGGTGATCACCGGCGACATCCTGCTTGCCGACCGCTGCCTCAAGGCCGGCGCGACGGTGCTGGGGCATAATGGCAAGCCGTTCACGACCGCGAGCATCGGCGGCGCGCTGGCCACCCGGGCGATCATGGCCGACCTGCGCGCGGGCGGCGACGTGGTAGGCGGCCCGCCGCCGTTCGCCAAGGCCGACCGCTCGCGCTTCCTGCAGGCGCTGGACGAAGCGCTGGTGCGATTGGGGCGGGGCTGA
- a CDS encoding YdeI family protein has protein sequence MGEEIERGGLPILHFADAAALEAWLEEQPVEHKGVWLKIAKKDRGVSSVSVPEAIDAGLCFGWIDGLINRFDEDFYLIRYTPRRPRSKWSEINARRAEALQAAGRVRPGGLSQIEAAKTDGRWDSAYPPASRMEVPADLAAALAERPAAKVFFDGLKGANRYAVLYRLHDVRDPAKRKAAVAKAVAKLERGETAYD, from the coding sequence ATGGGCGAGGAAATTGAACGCGGCGGGCTGCCGATCCTGCATTTCGCCGATGCGGCGGCGCTGGAGGCGTGGCTGGAGGAGCAGCCCGTCGAGCACAAGGGCGTCTGGCTGAAGATCGCCAAGAAGGACCGCGGAGTCTCGTCCGTCAGCGTGCCCGAGGCGATCGATGCGGGCCTGTGCTTCGGCTGGATCGACGGGCTCATCAACCGCTTCGACGAGGACTTCTACCTCATCCGCTACACGCCCCGGCGGCCCAGATCGAAGTGGTCCGAGATCAATGCCAGGCGAGCCGAGGCGCTGCAGGCGGCGGGGCGGGTGAGGCCGGGCGGCCTATCGCAGATCGAAGCGGCGAAGACGGACGGCCGCTGGGACTCCGCCTATCCGCCCGCCAGCCGGATGGAAGTGCCCGCCGACCTCGCCGCCGCGCTGGCGGAACGCCCGGCGGCCAAGGTCTTCTTCGACGGGCTGAAGGGCGCCAACCGTTATGCCGTGCTCTACCGACTGCACGACGTGCGCGATCCGGCAAAGCGCAAGGCGGCGGTGGCGAAAGCAGTCGCGAAGCTGGAAAGGGGCGAGACGGCCTACGACTGA
- a CDS encoding zf-TFIIB domain-containing protein — MQCPVDGTTLQMSERGGVEIDYCPQCRGVWLDRGELDKIIAKSVEAEAASAPPPPAAPAAPPPPQQPQGGPWAQPGYPPQHGYDPRYGHKPYKRRKSFLEEIFD, encoded by the coding sequence ATGCAATGCCCCGTTGACGGAACGACCCTGCAGATGAGCGAGCGCGGCGGAGTCGAGATCGACTATTGCCCGCAGTGCCGGGGCGTGTGGCTGGACCGCGGCGAGCTCGACAAGATCATCGCCAAATCGGTCGAGGCCGAGGCCGCATCGGCCCCGCCGCCGCCCGCCGCTCCCGCTGCGCCGCCTCCTCCGCAGCAGCCGCAAGGCGGACCCTGGGCCCAGCCCGGCTATCCGCCGCAGCATGGCTATGACCCGCGCTACGGGCACAAGCCCTACAAGCGGAGGAAGAGCTTCCTCGAAGAGATCTTCGACTAG
- a CDS encoding PilZ domain-containing protein: MTPALPASAEPDPYADRRLHPRVAVAMPAFLILGGRRYPVQIVDLSAGGAKIDCGTALVAAGAPVTLNWGGGSAQATVRWREGRLAGIAFAAPLDERDVAALATRSAALAARMNG, from the coding sequence ATGACCCCAGCCCTGCCCGCCTCCGCCGAGCCCGATCCGTACGCCGACCGGCGGCTGCATCCGCGCGTGGCGGTGGCGATGCCGGCTTTCCTGATCCTCGGCGGTCGGCGCTATCCGGTGCAGATCGTCGACCTGTCGGCGGGCGGCGCGAAGATCGACTGCGGAACGGCGCTGGTCGCCGCCGGCGCGCCGGTCACGCTCAACTGGGGCGGCGGCAGCGCGCAGGCGACGGTGCGGTGGCGCGAGGGGCGGCTGGCCGGCATCGCCTTCGCCGCGCCGCTGGACGAGCGGGACGTGGCGGCGCTGGCGACACGCTCGGCCGCGCTTGCCGCGCGAATGAACGGCTGA
- a CDS encoding LysR family transcriptional regulator encodes MRDSSASPPTGWTPERQVVFLHWLERTRSATAAAKKAGMSRESAYRLRARDPGGLFALMWHDIMARPWRIHWGHRVRPSL; translated from the coding sequence ATGCGCGACTCCTCCGCTTCTCCTCCCACCGGCTGGACGCCCGAGCGGCAGGTCGTCTTCCTTCACTGGCTGGAACGGACACGCTCGGCCACGGCGGCGGCGAAGAAGGCGGGGATGAGCCGGGAGAGTGCCTACCGGCTTCGGGCGCGGGATCCGGGCGGGCTGTTCGCCTTGATGTGGCACGACATCATGGCCCGGCCCTGGCGCATCCACTGGGGTCACAGGGTGAGACCTTCGCTGTGA
- a CDS encoding DUF3800 domain-containing protein, whose product MFVPPSARYRLYIDETGTQTLKAGHSDRFLCLAGVIMRQDIHDGPFTASLNAIKRTFFEEGAEVILHRREMVRGEAPFQQLLHDEQVRRLFEDAWLEFVAKSNYLIIAGAIDKVAHREKYKVWQHDPYHYCLEILVERFVKWLSRNGFQGDVLIESRDKWADKRLKKAYSHLYQHGNLTVRASKVQSVLLSREIKFARKTDNVAGHQLADSLAHPLLRYLKTEKTGMAPATGFGPRLVEELFRRRLARDPRTGKIDGWGLKWLPE is encoded by the coding sequence ATGTTCGTTCCACCCTCCGCAAGGTATCGGCTCTACATCGATGAGACCGGCACTCAGACTTTAAAAGCAGGTCACTCTGATCGCTTCCTCTGCTTAGCCGGCGTGATCATGCGGCAGGACATACATGACGGCCCCTTCACAGCTTCTCTGAACGCTATCAAGAGGACGTTTTTTGAAGAAGGTGCTGAAGTCATCCTTCACCGCCGCGAGATGGTGCGAGGAGAAGCGCCATTCCAACAACTCCTGCACGATGAGCAGGTCCGCAGGCTATTCGAAGATGCTTGGCTGGAGTTCGTTGCCAAGTCTAATTACCTGATCATTGCAGGCGCGATAGACAAGGTGGCACATAGGGAAAAGTACAAGGTCTGGCAGCACGACCCTTATCACTATTGCCTTGAGATACTCGTAGAGCGTTTCGTTAAATGGTTAAGCCGAAATGGATTTCAGGGTGACGTATTAATTGAAAGTCGCGACAAGTGGGCAGATAAGCGGCTCAAGAAGGCCTACTCTCATCTTTACCAGCATGGCAATTTAACTGTCCGCGCAAGCAAAGTGCAGAGCGTGCTCCTAAGCCGAGAAATCAAGTTCGCGCGGAAGACGGATAATGTGGCCGGGCACCAACTCGCTGATTCGCTTGCGCACCCGCTGCTTCGCTACCTTAAGACGGAGAAGACGGGGATGGCGCCTGCCACGGGCTTCGGGCCCCGCCTTGTTGAAGAACTCTTCAGGAGGCGCCTAGCTCGCGACCCCCGAACCGGAAAAATCGATGGCTGGGGTTTGAAGTGGCTGCCCGAATAA
- a CDS encoding DUF4287 domain-containing protein — MADKVKGPASYFPSIEKKYGRPIAEWKALLQARPPAKHMERVAWLKSEHGMGHGHANALVAHWLAEG; from the coding sequence ATGGCCGACAAGGTGAAAGGCCCCGCCTCCTACTTTCCCTCGATCGAGAAGAAGTACGGCAGGCCCATCGCCGAGTGGAAAGCCCTCCTGCAAGCGCGTCCCCCGGCGAAGCACATGGAACGTGTCGCCTGGCTCAAAAGCGAACACGGCATGGGCCACGGTCACGCCAATGCGCTGGTGGCGCACTGGCTGGCGGAGGGCTGA
- the thiC gene encoding phosphomethylpyrimidine synthase ThiC: MADIPARTELKVTTGPIRGSRKVHVGPLRVAMRAIHLEPSSGEAPVTVYDPSGPYTDPDARIDIMAGLPELRRDWIRARGDVEEVTQREVRPEDNGQLGPDRSGGVAPFPNVRKRVLRARPGHNVTQMHYARRGIITPEMEYVAVRENLGREAALAQARDGESFGAAIPDFVTPEFVRDEIARGRAIIPNNINHPESEPMAIGRNFLVKINANIGNSAVASDVAAEVDKMVWAIRWGADTVMDLSTGRNIHDTREWILRNSPVPIGTVPIYQALEKVGGIAEDLTWDIFRDTLIEQAEQGVDYFTIHAGVRLPYVPLTAKRVTGIVSRGGSIMAKWCLAHHRESFLYERFDEICEIMKAYDVAFSLGDGLRPGSIADANDEAQFAELYTLGELTKKAWEHDCQVMIEGPGHVPMHKIKENMDKQLAVCGEAPFYTLGPLTTDIAPGYDHITSGIGAAMIGWFGTAMLCYVTPKEHLGLPDRDDVKVGVVTYKLAAHAADLAKGHPAAKVRDDALSRARFEFRWRDQFNLSLDPDTAEEYHDQTLPAEGAKTAHFCSMCGPKFCSMKITQEVRDFAAKQESGLLNSTSPSHSDGEGDRSAQPNGGGASLEDAEAGMAEMSEKYRAGGNELYIGANGREHD; encoded by the coding sequence ATGGCCGATATTCCCGCGCGCACCGAACTGAAAGTCACCACCGGCCCGATCCGCGGATCGAGGAAGGTCCACGTCGGCCCCCTGCGCGTCGCCATGCGTGCAATCCACCTCGAGCCCTCGTCCGGCGAGGCGCCCGTCACCGTCTACGACCCCTCCGGCCCCTACACCGACCCCGACGCCCGCATCGACATCATGGCCGGCCTGCCCGAGCTCCGCCGCGACTGGATCCGCGCCCGCGGCGACGTGGAGGAAGTGACCCAGCGCGAGGTCCGGCCCGAGGACAATGGCCAGCTCGGTCCCGACCGCAGCGGCGGCGTCGCGCCCTTCCCCAATGTCCGCAAGCGCGTCCTCCGCGCCCGCCCCGGCCATAACGTCACCCAGATGCACTATGCCCGCCGCGGCATCATCACGCCCGAGATGGAATATGTCGCGGTGCGCGAAAATCTCGGCCGCGAGGCCGCACTGGCACAGGCGCGCGACGGCGAAAGCTTCGGCGCCGCCATCCCCGACTTCGTCACCCCCGAGTTCGTCCGCGACGAGATCGCTCGCGGCCGCGCCATCATCCCCAACAACATCAACCACCCGGAATCCGAGCCGATGGCGATCGGCCGCAACTTCCTCGTGAAGATCAACGCCAACATCGGCAATTCGGCGGTCGCATCCGACGTCGCGGCCGAGGTCGACAAGATGGTGTGGGCGATCCGCTGGGGCGCCGACACGGTCATGGACCTCTCCACCGGCCGCAACATCCACGACACGCGCGAGTGGATCCTGCGCAACTCGCCCGTCCCCATCGGCACCGTCCCCATCTACCAGGCGCTGGAAAAGGTCGGCGGCATCGCCGAGGACCTCACTTGGGACATCTTCCGCGACACCCTGATCGAACAAGCCGAACAGGGCGTCGACTATTTCACCATCCACGCCGGCGTCCGCCTGCCCTACGTTCCGCTGACCGCGAAGCGCGTCACCGGCATCGTCAGCCGCGGCGGCTCGATCATGGCCAAATGGTGCCTCGCTCACCACCGCGAGAGCTTCCTCTACGAACGGTTCGACGAGATCTGCGAGATCATGAAGGCCTATGACGTCGCCTTCAGCCTCGGCGACGGCCTGCGCCCCGGCTCCATCGCCGACGCCAATGACGAAGCGCAGTTCGCCGAGCTCTACACGCTTGGCGAGCTGACCAAGAAAGCCTGGGAACACGACTGCCAGGTGATGATCGAGGGCCCCGGCCACGTGCCGATGCACAAGATCAAGGAGAATATGGACAAGCAGCTCGCCGTCTGCGGCGAAGCGCCCTTCTATACCCTCGGGCCACTCACCACCGACATTGCGCCCGGCTACGACCACATCACGTCAGGAATCGGCGCGGCGATGATTGGCTGGTTCGGCACCGCCATGCTCTGCTACGTCACGCCCAAGGAGCACCTCGGCCTTCCCGACCGCGACGATGTCAAGGTCGGCGTCGTCACCTACAAGCTCGCCGCCCACGCCGCCGACCTCGCCAAGGGCCACCCCGCCGCCAAGGTCCGCGACGATGCGCTGAGCCGCGCCCGCTTCGAGTTCCGCTGGCGCGACCAGTTCAACCTGTCGCTCGACCCCGACACGGCCGAGGAATATCACGACCAGACCCTGCCCGCCGAAGGCGCCAAGACCGCCCATTTCTGCTCCATGTGCGGGCCGAAATTCTGCAGCATGAAGATCACGCAGGAAGTGCGCGACTTCGCGGCCAAGCAGGAAAGCGGCCTCCTCAACTCAACCTCCCCGTCGCACAGCGATGGGGAGGGGGACCGTTCGGCGCAGCCGAATGGTGGAGGGGCCAGCCTCGAAGACGCCGAAGCCGGCATGGCCGAGATGAGCGAGAAGTACCGCGCCGGCGGGAACGAGCTCTATATCGGCGCGAACGGCCGCGAGCACGACTGA
- the cysD gene encoding sulfate adenylyltransferase subunit CysD, which yields MCLPYGLPRHCARRAVAPSGRAMALTHLDRLEAESIHILREVVATCRKPVFLYSIGKDSSVMLHLALKAFAPAPPPFPFLHIASGWDFRAMLEHRDAMASRHGLELIVWHNEEAAARGVEPFGTPIPTYTRLMLTEALRAALAAGGYDAAFGGGRRDEEKARAKERIFSFRGPGGGWDPKLQRPELWNLYNARVHAGESIRVFPLSNWTERDVWDYIAREEVPIVPLYLAAERPTVVRSGTLLMVDDPARFPGIEGHEVVTRRIRFRTMGCWPLTGAMESEADTLDKVLAEMAALRTSERQGRVIDRDESASMEVKKREGYF from the coding sequence ATGTGCCTGCCTTACGGCTTGCCGCGGCATTGCGCCAGACGGGCTGTCGCGCCATCAGGTCGGGCCATGGCGCTGACCCATCTCGACCGGCTCGAAGCGGAGAGCATCCACATCCTGCGGGAGGTGGTGGCGACGTGCCGCAAGCCGGTGTTCCTGTATTCGATCGGGAAGGATTCGAGCGTCATGCTCCACCTGGCGCTGAAGGCGTTCGCGCCGGCGCCGCCGCCCTTTCCCTTCCTCCATATCGCCAGCGGCTGGGACTTCCGGGCGATGCTGGAACATCGTGATGCCATGGCGTCACGCCACGGGCTGGAGCTGATCGTCTGGCACAACGAGGAAGCGGCAGCGCGGGGGGTGGAGCCGTTCGGAACCCCGATTCCGACCTACACGCGGCTGATGCTGACCGAGGCGCTTCGGGCGGCGCTTGCGGCGGGCGGCTATGACGCGGCGTTCGGCGGTGGTCGGCGGGACGAGGAGAAGGCGCGGGCGAAAGAGCGCATCTTCTCCTTCCGGGGCCCGGGCGGCGGTTGGGACCCCAAGCTGCAGCGGCCGGAATTGTGGAACCTCTACAATGCCAGGGTCCATGCCGGGGAGAGCATCCGCGTCTTTCCCCTGAGTAATTGGACCGAGCGCGACGTGTGGGACTATATCGCGCGGGAAGAGGTGCCGATCGTGCCGCTCTACCTGGCGGCGGAGCGGCCGACGGTGGTGCGGAGCGGCACCCTGCTGATGGTCGACGACCCCGCGCGCTTCCCCGGGATCGAGGGCCACGAGGTGGTCACCCGCCGCATACGCTTTCGCACCATGGGCTGCTGGCCGCTGACGGGCGCGATGGAAAGCGAGGCGGACACGCTGGACAAGGTTCTGGCGGAGATGGCGGCGCTTCGCACCAGCGAGCGGCAGGGGCGGGTCATCGACCGCGACGAGAGCGCATCGATGGAAGTGAAGAAGCGCGAGGGCTATTTCTGA
- the cysN gene encoding sulfate adenylyltransferase subunit CysN: MDLLRFITCGSVDDGKSTLIGRLLHDSAQLMEDQLAALESDSRRVGTQGQAIDFALLVDGLAAEREQGITIDVAYRFFSSATRRFIVADCPGHEQYTRNMATGASTAHAAVLLVDARKGVLTQTRRHAAICRLMGVRHLILAVNKMDLVEFDRARFEDVRAEFADFAEAQGIAEAVAIPLSGLTGDNVFGRSEAMRWHEGPTLMEALEAVPAAEDRGEGPLRLPVQWVNRPHQDFRGFAGLIAAGSVVRGQDVRVLPSGRTSRVARLLVGDRAVERAEAGQSVTVTLTDEVECGRGSVIVALPHAPQVSDQFEASLVWLSEEELLPGRGYWLQLATQSVTATVQPPKYELGLDSGEQLAAKTLGLNAIGVAEIATDRPIVFEPYAGNRTLGGFILIDKATNATVACGMIHFALRRAQNIHWQAIEVGREAHARQKGQKPCVVWLTGLSGAGKSTIANLVEKRLFDLGRHSFLLDGDNVRHGLSRDLGFTEADRIENIRRVGEVARLMADAGLIVITAFISPFRAERELVRRMLPDGEFLEVFVDAPLAEAESRDVKGLYAKARAGKLSNFTGIDSPYEVPEAPDLHIDTTTLSAEEAAERIVALLLERRG; encoded by the coding sequence ATGGACCTGCTGCGGTTCATCACCTGCGGCTCGGTCGATGACGGCAAGTCGACGCTGATCGGGCGGCTTCTGCACGACAGCGCGCAGCTGATGGAGGACCAGCTGGCAGCGCTGGAAAGCGACAGCCGGCGGGTGGGCACGCAAGGGCAGGCAATCGACTTTGCTTTGCTGGTCGACGGGCTGGCGGCGGAGCGCGAGCAGGGCATCACCATCGACGTCGCCTACCGCTTCTTCTCGAGCGCGACGCGCCGCTTCATCGTCGCCGATTGTCCCGGGCACGAGCAATACACGCGCAATATGGCGACCGGCGCGTCGACCGCGCACGCCGCGGTGCTGCTGGTCGATGCGCGCAAGGGCGTGCTGACGCAGACAAGGCGGCACGCGGCCATCTGCCGGCTGATGGGTGTCCGGCACCTGATCCTGGCGGTCAACAAGATGGACCTGGTGGAGTTCGATCGGGCGCGGTTCGAGGATGTCCGGGCGGAGTTCGCGGACTTCGCCGAGGCGCAGGGCATCGCCGAGGCAGTCGCGATCCCGCTGTCGGGGCTGACCGGCGACAATGTGTTCGGCCGGTCCGAGGCCATGCGTTGGCATGAGGGCCCGACCCTGATGGAGGCGCTGGAGGCGGTACCGGCGGCGGAGGACAGGGGCGAAGGGCCGCTTCGGCTGCCGGTCCAGTGGGTCAATCGTCCCCACCAGGACTTCCGCGGCTTTGCCGGCCTGATCGCCGCCGGATCGGTGGTCCGCGGACAGGACGTAAGGGTGCTCCCTTCCGGGCGCACCAGCCGGGTCGCACGCCTGCTCGTCGGCGATCGGGCGGTTGAGCGGGCCGAGGCGGGGCAGTCGGTCACGGTCACGCTCACCGACGAAGTGGAGTGCGGCCGCGGGTCGGTGATCGTCGCCCTGCCCCATGCGCCGCAGGTTTCCGACCAGTTCGAGGCAAGCCTAGTCTGGCTGTCGGAAGAGGAGCTGCTGCCAGGACGCGGCTATTGGTTGCAACTGGCGACGCAGAGCGTCACCGCCACCGTCCAGCCTCCGAAATATGAGCTGGGGCTCGACAGCGGCGAACAATTGGCGGCCAAGACGCTCGGCCTCAATGCGATCGGCGTCGCCGAGATCGCGACCGACCGGCCGATCGTGTTTGAGCCCTATGCCGGCAATCGGACGCTCGGCGGGTTCATCCTGATCGACAAGGCGACCAACGCGACGGTCGCCTGCGGCATGATCCACTTCGCGCTGCGGCGGGCGCAGAACATCCACTGGCAGGCGATCGAGGTCGGCCGCGAGGCGCATGCCCGGCAGAAGGGGCAGAAGCCGTGCGTCGTCTGGCTGACGGGCCTTAGCGGGGCAGGCAAGTCGACCATCGCCAATCTTGTCGAGAAGCGGCTGTTCGATCTCGGCCGGCACAGCTTTCTGCTGGACGGGGACAACGTCCGCCACGGGCTTAGCCGCGACCTCGGCTTCACCGAAGCGGACCGGATCGAGAATATCCGCCGGGTGGGCGAGGTGGCGCGGCTGATGGCGGATGCCGGCCTGATCGTCATCACCGCCTTCATCTCGCCCTTCCGGGCGGAGCGTGAGCTGGTTCGCAGGATGCTGCCGGACGGCGAGTTCCTGGAAGTGTTCGTCGATGCCCCGCTGGCCGAGGCGGAAAGCCGCGACGTGAAGGGCCTCTACGCCAAGGCGCGGGCGGGCAAGCTCAGCAACTTCACCGGCATCGACAGCCCGTATGAGGTGCCGGAAGCGCCGGATCTCCATATCGACACTACAACATTGAGCGCCGAGGAAGCGGCGGAGCGGATCGTCGCGCTGCTGCTGGAACGCCGCGGCTGA
- a CDS encoding MipA/OmpV family protein produces MKHLILACAVLATAVAAPAYAQENEDLRVRVGIGAQVRPEFVGAEDREVGPLFDIDVARGDKPFQIEAPDDSFGLRLVNEGGFVFGPAANIAPSRKERDVGAPVGKVKTTLEVGGFAEYLLTDSFRLRGQLLKGVNGHEGLVGSIGADAIFRDGDRYAATLGPRLLWSDSRYQLAYFGVSPAASLAAGLPVYRPGGGVHAVALAGGLTTQLGPRWGLFGYARAERLVGDAARSPIVREYGSRNQLSAGLGLSYVFRVER; encoded by the coding sequence ATGAAGCATCTGATCCTCGCCTGCGCGGTCCTGGCCACCGCTGTCGCCGCTCCTGCTTATGCCCAGGAGAATGAGGATCTGCGCGTGCGCGTGGGGATCGGAGCACAGGTCCGGCCGGAATTCGTCGGAGCCGAGGACCGTGAGGTCGGGCCCTTGTTCGACATTGACGTCGCCAGGGGCGACAAGCCGTTCCAGATCGAGGCGCCGGACGACAGCTTTGGCCTTCGCCTCGTCAACGAGGGTGGATTCGTCTTCGGTCCCGCCGCCAACATCGCGCCGAGCCGCAAGGAACGCGACGTCGGCGCGCCGGTCGGCAAGGTGAAGACGACGCTGGAGGTGGGCGGGTTCGCCGAATATCTCCTCACCGACAGCTTCCGCCTGCGCGGCCAGCTGCTGAAAGGCGTCAACGGCCATGAAGGGCTGGTCGGCTCGATCGGTGCCGATGCCATTTTCCGGGACGGCGACCGCTATGCCGCGACGCTCGGCCCGCGGCTGCTATGGTCCGACTCCCGCTACCAGCTCGCCTATTTCGGGGTGAGCCCCGCCGCCTCGCTGGCGGCCGGCCTGCCCGTCTATCGACCCGGCGGCGGTGTCCATGCCGTGGCGCTTGCGGGCGGGCTCACGACCCAGCTCGGACCGCGCTGGGGCCTGTTCGGCTATGCTCGCGCGGAGCGGCTGGTGGGGGATGCGGCGAGGTCGCCGATCGTGCGCGAATATGGCTCGCGCAACCAGCTGTCGGCGGGCCTGGGGCTCAGCTACGTGTTCCGGGTGGAACGCTAG
- the fdxA gene encoding ferredoxin FdxA, whose protein sequence is MTYVVTDACIRCKYMDCVEVCPVDCFYEGENMLVINPNECIDCGVCEPECPAEAILPDTESGNEKWLELNSTFSAQWPNITRKKDSPADADDYKGKDGKYDAFFSPEPGEGD, encoded by the coding sequence ATGACCTACGTCGTCACCGACGCCTGCATCCGCTGCAAATATATGGACTGTGTCGAGGTCTGCCCGGTCGACTGCTTCTACGAGGGCGAGAACATGCTCGTCATCAACCCCAACGAGTGCATCGACTGCGGCGTGTGCGAGCCGGAATGCCCGGCCGAGGCCATCCTCCCGGACACGGAGTCGGGCAACGAAAAGTGGCTGGAGCTGAACTCCACCTTCTCGGCGCAATGGCCGAACATCACCCGCAAGAAGGACAGCCCGGCCGACGCCGACGACTATAAGGGCAAGGACGGCAAGTACGACGCCTTCTTCTCCCCGGAACCGGGCGAGGGCGACTAA
- a CDS encoding RNA-binding S4 domain-containing protein has protein sequence MRLDRFLFFIRLLKSRTQAQALLEEGRTRIDGRRVEKVSDAVRIGSTVTLPLRGQIRVIRVLALPARRGPAPEARACYEELGVDDGFGAA, from the coding sequence ATGCGCCTCGACCGCTTTCTCTTCTTCATCCGCCTGCTGAAGTCCCGGACCCAGGCCCAGGCGCTGCTCGAGGAAGGCCGCACCCGCATCGACGGCCGCCGGGTCGAGAAGGTGTCCGACGCCGTCCGCATCGGCTCCACCGTCACCTTGCCCCTGCGCGGCCAGATCCGCGTCATCCGGGTCCTCGCCCTTCCCGCCCGCCGCGGCCCGGCACCGGAAGCGCGGGCCTGTTACGAAGAGCTGGGCGTTGACGATGGCTTCGGCGCGGCATAG